A DNA window from Guyparkeria halophila contains the following coding sequences:
- the folA gene encoding type 3 dihydrofolate reductase, which produces MRVSLIAAMARNQVIGRNNQLPWRLPADLKHFKQLTMGKPLIMGRKTFESIGKPLPGRTNIVVTRDEGFTAEGVIVVHSLNAALAEAEAHLDESEEAMVMGGANIYYQYLPRADRMYLTLVEVEVAGDAHFPVYVPDEWELTEATRHEPDEKNPYAYQYLVFDRVPS; this is translated from the coding sequence ATGCGCGTCAGTCTCATCGCCGCGATGGCCCGCAACCAGGTCATCGGTCGCAACAACCAGCTCCCCTGGCGGCTGCCGGCCGATCTCAAGCATTTCAAGCAGCTGACCATGGGCAAGCCCCTGATCATGGGCCGCAAGACCTTTGAGTCGATCGGCAAGCCGCTTCCCGGACGGACCAACATCGTGGTCACCCGCGACGAAGGCTTTACCGCCGAGGGCGTGATCGTGGTGCATTCGCTCAATGCCGCCCTGGCCGAGGCCGAGGCGCACCTCGACGAGAGCGAGGAGGCGATGGTGATGGGCGGGGCGAACATCTATTACCAGTACCTGCCTCGTGCCGACCGCATGTACCTGACGCTGGTGGAAGTGGAGGTCGCCGGTGATGCCCATTTCCCGGTGTACGTCCCCGACGAGTGGGAACTGACCGAGGCCACGCGCCACGAGCCGGACGAGAAGAACCCCTACGCCTACCAGTACCTGGTGTTCGACCGCGTCCCGAGCTGA
- a CDS encoding thymidylate synthase, translated as MKAYLDLMQHVLDHGVDRDDRTGTGTRSVFGYQMRFDLGEGFPALTTKKLHLRSIIHELLWFVSGDTNVRYLQDNGVRIWNEWADENGDLGPVYGAQWRSWPDRDGGTIDQLGGVIEQIKANPESRRLIVTAWNPADVPEMALPPCHLLFQFYVANGKLSCQLYQRSADIFLGVPFNIASYALLTMMIAQVCDLEPGEFVHTLGDAHLYHNHLEQAREQLGREPRPLPTMRINPERRTIDDFVFEDFELVDYDPHPHIKAKVAV; from the coding sequence ATGAAGGCCTATCTCGACCTGATGCAGCACGTCCTCGATCACGGCGTCGACCGTGACGACCGCACCGGCACCGGCACGCGCAGCGTCTTCGGCTACCAGATGCGCTTCGACCTCGGCGAGGGCTTCCCGGCCCTGACCACCAAGAAGCTGCACCTGCGCTCGATCATCCACGAACTGCTGTGGTTCGTCAGTGGCGACACCAATGTGCGCTACCTGCAGGACAACGGGGTGCGCATCTGGAACGAGTGGGCCGACGAGAACGGTGACCTCGGCCCGGTCTACGGCGCGCAGTGGCGCTCCTGGCCCGACCGCGACGGCGGCACCATCGACCAGCTCGGCGGCGTGATCGAGCAGATCAAGGCCAACCCCGAATCGCGACGCTTGATCGTCACCGCCTGGAACCCGGCCGACGTGCCCGAAATGGCCCTGCCGCCCTGCCACCTGCTGTTCCAGTTCTACGTCGCCAACGGCAAGCTTTCCTGCCAGCTCTACCAGCGCAGCGCCGATATCTTCCTGGGCGTGCCGTTCAATATCGCCAGCTACGCCCTGCTGACCATGATGATCGCGCAGGTCTGCGATCTCGAGCCGGGCGAGTTCGTCCACACGCTCGGCGACGCGCATCTTTATCACAATCATCTTGAGCAGGCGCGCGAGCAACTCGGTCGCGAGCCACGCCCGCTGCCGACGATGCGCATCAACCCGGAACGGCGCACGATCGACGACTTCGTCTTCGAGGACTTCGAGCTGGTCGACTACGATCCCCACCCGCACATCAAGGCCAAGGTAGCGGTCTAG
- the lgt gene encoding prolipoprotein diacylglyceryl transferase: MDYPAIDPIALQIGPLAIHWYGLMYLFGFAGAWALARLRARRPDWPINAVQVDDLLFYSALGVILGGRVGYMLFYQPGMLIDSPLSLFAIWDGGMSFHGGLLGVLVAMALYARRQGLAFFTVTDFIAPLVPIGLFFGRIGNFINAELWGSPTTLPWGMVFPGGGPEPRHPSMLYEAALEGLVLFILLWVFSMKPRPRMAVSGLFLAGYGTFRFAVEFVREPDAHIGYLAGGWVTMGHVLSAPMILAGIALLIWAYRRAIMDRPANLQAGSTSE, from the coding sequence ATGGACTACCCCGCCATCGACCCCATTGCCCTGCAGATCGGCCCGCTGGCCATTCACTGGTACGGGCTGATGTACCTGTTCGGCTTTGCCGGTGCCTGGGCCCTGGCCCGCCTGCGCGCCCGCCGCCCCGACTGGCCCATCAACGCCGTGCAGGTCGACGACCTGCTCTTCTACTCAGCGCTGGGCGTGATTCTCGGCGGGCGGGTCGGCTACATGCTGTTCTACCAGCCGGGCATGCTGATCGACTCGCCACTGAGCCTGTTCGCGATCTGGGACGGCGGCATGAGCTTCCATGGCGGGCTGCTGGGCGTGCTGGTGGCCATGGCCCTGTACGCCCGGCGGCAAGGACTGGCGTTCTTCACGGTCACCGATTTCATCGCCCCGCTGGTGCCCATTGGCCTGTTCTTTGGCCGGATCGGCAATTTCATCAACGCCGAGCTCTGGGGCAGCCCCACCACCCTGCCCTGGGGCATGGTATTCCCCGGTGGCGGCCCCGAGCCGCGCCATCCCTCCATGCTCTATGAGGCGGCCCTGGAAGGGCTGGTGCTGTTCATCCTGCTGTGGGTGTTCTCGATGAAACCCCGCCCGCGCATGGCCGTCTCCGGGCTGTTCCTCGCCGGTTACGGCACGTTCCGCTTCGCAGTGGAGTTCGTGCGCGAGCCGGATGCCCACATCGGCTATCTCGCCGGTGGCTGGGTGACCATGGGTCACGTCCTGTCCGCCCCCATGATCCTGGCCGGTATCGCCCTGCTGATCTGGGCCTATCGGCGCGCTATCATGGACCGCCCCGCTAACCTCCAAGCTGGAAGCACGTCCGAATGA
- a CDS encoding thioredoxin domain-containing protein — translation MTNPRLLESTSPYLQAHADNPVEWYAWTDEALSRARDEDRPILLSIGYAACHWCHVMARESFSNPEIAAVMNRHFINIKVDREERPDLDKTYQTAHALLNQRGGGWPLTAFLNPDDLTPFFIGTYFPAEPRFGLPGFADLLERVHSAYREKRDQTREQGLAVHRALNATPPGSNELPGVSVADAARARLEESMDDRHGGLGGAPKFPQLPMLDFLLDEAAARGTDGGGALDHAVAALLDGGLFDHLDGGIFRYCVDADWTIPHFEKMLVDNAQLPDTLSRFAVLGDGSDTRRAVIESLLERGIDHFLERMRLADGTFAASLDADTPGDTSGDTGGEEGATYLWTPDEAREVLETAGLDASAIESFLGEYGLDRPANFEGKWHLASARRARRIDEVRPLIEPIRRALLSHRDTRPQPKRDDKSLLGLNALLATGLLRAGNRLGRDDWTSKGLDLLDRLVPADSAVADLPTGYLDGRPSVPAFLDDLALLLEAQAEAFFRVPDAERLSRIEEIIGTITERFADGSGAFRLSHAGHGAPVAGLVVFTDDAQPAGNAVLADALTRLGYSLGRPDWLATAEDIFKAAAGSIERAPQVHTRLLAALRRFHQPGTVVVIKAREMTAWQTAIATLRRRGMTVIATGSDAVLADKPLPEAGPGLAPGLAYICRGTACLPPESEPDRLLAQFD, via the coding sequence ATGACCAACCCACGTCTGCTCGAATCGACCAGTCCCTACCTGCAGGCCCATGCCGACAACCCGGTCGAGTGGTATGCCTGGACTGACGAGGCACTGAGCCGCGCCCGTGACGAGGATCGTCCGATCCTGCTGTCGATCGGCTACGCCGCCTGCCACTGGTGCCACGTGATGGCGCGCGAGAGCTTCTCCAATCCGGAGATCGCGGCGGTGATGAATCGGCATTTCATCAACATCAAGGTCGATCGTGAGGAACGCCCCGATCTCGACAAGACCTACCAGACCGCGCACGCGCTGTTGAACCAGCGTGGCGGCGGCTGGCCGCTGACCGCCTTTCTCAACCCCGACGATCTGACGCCCTTCTTTATCGGCACCTACTTCCCCGCCGAACCGCGCTTTGGCCTGCCCGGCTTTGCCGACCTGCTCGAGCGGGTCCACAGCGCCTACCGGGAGAAACGCGACCAGACGCGCGAGCAGGGACTGGCGGTTCACCGGGCACTGAACGCAACGCCGCCGGGGAGCAACGAGTTGCCGGGGGTGTCGGTGGCCGATGCCGCCCGGGCTCGCCTGGAGGAGTCGATGGACGACCGGCACGGTGGACTGGGTGGCGCGCCGAAATTCCCGCAGCTGCCGATGCTCGACTTTCTGCTCGACGAAGCGGCCGCCCGCGGCACCGACGGGGGAGGGGCACTGGATCACGCAGTGGCGGCGCTGCTGGACGGGGGCTTGTTCGACCATCTCGACGGCGGCATCTTTCGTTACTGCGTCGACGCCGACTGGACCATCCCGCACTTCGAGAAGATGCTGGTCGATAACGCCCAGTTGCCGGACACCCTGTCGCGGTTCGCCGTGCTGGGGGACGGGTCGGATACCCGCCGGGCCGTGATCGAATCCTTGCTCGAGCGGGGTATCGACCACTTCCTCGAGCGCATGCGGCTGGCCGATGGCACGTTTGCGGCGAGCCTGGATGCCGATACCCCGGGCGATACCTCGGGCGACACTGGGGGCGAGGAGGGTGCCACCTACCTGTGGACGCCCGACGAGGCGCGTGAGGTGCTGGAGACGGCAGGGCTCGATGCCTCCGCCATCGAATCGTTCCTGGGCGAGTACGGGCTGGACCGCCCGGCCAACTTCGAGGGCAAGTGGCATCTGGCCTCGGCACGCCGCGCGCGGCGCATCGACGAGGTGCGACCGCTGATTGAGCCCATCCGGCGCGCCCTGCTGTCACATCGCGATACCCGCCCGCAGCCCAAGCGCGATGACAAGTCCCTGCTGGGCCTTAATGCCCTGCTGGCCACCGGGTTACTGCGAGCGGGCAATCGCCTCGGGCGAGACGACTGGACGAGCAAGGGGCTGGATCTGCTCGACCGGCTGGTGCCTGCCGATAGCGCCGTGGCCGACCTGCCCACCGGATACCTTGACGGACGTCCATCGGTGCCGGCCTTTCTTGACGACCTCGCCTTGCTGCTCGAGGCCCAGGCCGAGGCCTTCTTCCGTGTGCCCGACGCCGAGCGGCTGTCTCGCATCGAGGAGATCATCGGCACGATCACCGAGCGCTTCGCCGATGGGAGCGGGGCGTTTCGACTCAGTCATGCGGGCCACGGTGCGCCGGTGGCCGGACTGGTCGTGTTCACGGATGACGCCCAGCCGGCCGGCAATGCCGTGTTGGCCGATGCGCTCACCCGTCTGGGGTACTCCCTGGGCCGGCCCGATTGGCTTGCCACCGCCGAGGACATCTTCAAGGCGGCCGCCGGCTCGATCGAGCGTGCGCCGCAGGTCCATACGCGACTGCTTGCCGCCCTGCGACGATTCCATCAGCCGGGCACGGTGGTCGTCATCAAGGCCCGAGAGATGACGGCCTGGCAGACGGCGATCGCCACGTTGCGCCGGCGGGGCATGACGGTGATCGCCACTGGCAGTGATGCCGTGCTGGCCGACAAGCCACTGCCCGAGGCGGGCCCCGGACTGGCGCCCGGACTGGCGTATATCTGCCGCGGCACGGCCTGTCTGCCCCCGGAGTCGGAGCCCGATCGGCTGTTGGCGCAGTTCGATTAA
- a CDS encoding GNAT family N-acetyltransferase yields MQRDEPSRRGRLNESGGLSVAFATTSTEREACYRLRYRVFVEEMGAQVPPGHGGLERDGFDPHCHHLMVRDSRGALVACTRVLTDTQACLTGGFYSEQEFDLAGVRRLPGRVMEIGRTCVHPDWRRGGTIAALWAGLARFMADNRFGYLIGCASIPMDDGGATARAIADRLLACHLAPVERRVRPRRPLPAVDGAISVSSTRLPPLLKAYMRLGATIGGEPCWDPAFGCADLFILLESADLQARYLRHFVERRREAEPRRAHIAA; encoded by the coding sequence ATGCAGCGAGACGAGCCAAGCCGGCGGGGCCGGCTGAACGAATCGGGTGGACTGAGTGTGGCCTTTGCCACCACCAGCACCGAGCGAGAGGCCTGCTACCGACTGCGTTACCGGGTGTTCGTCGAAGAGATGGGCGCGCAGGTTCCGCCGGGACACGGCGGGCTCGAGCGAGATGGTTTCGACCCGCACTGTCATCACTTGATGGTGCGGGACAGCCGAGGGGCACTGGTTGCGTGCACGCGCGTGCTGACCGACACCCAGGCCTGCCTGACCGGCGGGTTCTATTCCGAGCAGGAATTCGATCTTGCCGGGGTTCGCCGACTGCCCGGTCGGGTGATGGAGATCGGTCGGACCTGCGTGCATCCCGACTGGCGCCGCGGCGGCACGATCGCCGCCCTTTGGGCGGGCCTCGCCCGGTTCATGGCGGACAACCGCTTCGGCTACCTGATCGGCTGCGCCTCGATCCCGATGGACGATGGCGGTGCCACGGCCCGGGCAATTGCCGACAGGCTGCTCGCTTGCCACCTGGCCCCCGTCGAACGGCGGGTGCGGCCCCGTCGTCCGTTGCCGGCTGTGGATGGGGCGATCAGCGTCTCATCGACGCGCCTGCCCCCATTGTTGAAGGCCTACATGCGCTTGGGGGCGACGATCGGAGGTGAGCCGTGCTGGGACCCGGCGTTCGGCTGTGCCGACCTGTTCATCCTGCTGGAGAGTGCGGACCTGCAGGCCCGCTACCTGCGCCACTTCGTCGAACGCCGCCGGGAGGCCGAGCCGCGCCGGGCCCATATCGCGGCCTGA
- a CDS encoding integration host factor subunit alpha — MALTKADLVETLHNELGLNKREAKDFVDLFFEEMRQVLESGEDIKLSGFGNFQLRDKNERPGRNPRTGEMIPVTARRVVTFRAGQKLKSLVEAYDGPEQD; from the coding sequence ATGGCTCTTACGAAAGCGGATCTGGTAGAAACGCTGCACAACGAACTTGGCCTCAACAAGCGCGAGGCGAAGGACTTCGTCGATCTCTTCTTCGAGGAGATGCGGCAGGTGCTGGAATCGGGCGAGGACATCAAGCTCTCCGGTTTCGGCAATTTCCAGTTGCGGGACAAGAACGAACGCCCCGGGCGCAACCCGCGCACCGGGGAGATGATTCCCGTCACCGCCCGCCGGGTGGTGACCTTCCGCGCCGGCCAGAAACTCAAGTCGCTGGTGGAAGCCTATGACGGCCCAGAGCAAGACTGA
- the pheT gene encoding phenylalanine--tRNA ligase subunit beta, whose product MLFSENWLRTWIDPQVDTEELAHRLTMAGLEVDAIEPAAPAFDNVVVGEVKTVRPHPDADKLRVTEVFDGETTWQVVCGAPNVREGLKAPLARGGATLPNGMKIKKAKLRGEPSHGMLCGGDEIGLASVRDGLLELPDDAPVGKDLREWLDLDDAVIELGITPNRGDVLSIAGLAQECSALFEAKLEAPETRAPEASLDARRDATIEAADACPVYLTQVIEDIPARGDTDMLIAERLRRAGVSTVEPIVDLLNYVMLETGQPMHAFDGDRLDGDIRVRWAKAGETMVGLNEQELTLEDDCLVVADATNPIALAGIIGSQPSGVSGETRRIVLESAHFTPEAVAGRARRFGLTTDAAFRFERGVDPSLPRQAIDRAAQLITELLGGKAGPVVEAAGGRDLPAPAAIRLDMDWAERRLGLPVATERAADLLTRLGCAVTREADVLTVVPPTRRFDLAIPEDLLEELARLIGYDNFRAPITRMTPEIGLPAATDNTTTRIGDLLADRGYFEAITYSFVDRELDAVITPDSSPIELANPIASQMAVMRQSLWPGLLEAVAHNQKRQQPAIRLFETGHRFAGSTAGAARESGELAVVAAGHAAPEQWGQATRPVDFYDLKGDLEDLLEGLGLGEALAFRGCEHPALHPGQSAEVLIDGEAVGEIGALHPETLKTFDLKGPVFAARLSLAGIDARPLPQSAPLSKFPRIRRDLALVTPTTLGFSELAATIHAAGGDFLRDVEPFDRYVGEGVAEGHQSLAVKLVFQNDERTLTDDEITDTINHILENLRQHDVELRG is encoded by the coding sequence ATGCTTTTTTCCGAGAACTGGCTGAGAACCTGGATTGACCCGCAGGTCGACACCGAGGAGCTGGCCCACCGCCTGACCATGGCCGGCCTCGAGGTCGATGCCATCGAGCCCGCCGCCCCGGCCTTCGACAATGTCGTCGTCGGCGAGGTCAAGACCGTCCGCCCGCACCCGGACGCCGACAAGCTGCGCGTCACCGAGGTCTTCGACGGCGAGACCACCTGGCAGGTCGTCTGCGGCGCGCCCAACGTCCGCGAAGGTCTCAAGGCCCCGCTGGCCCGGGGCGGCGCCACCCTGCCGAACGGCATGAAGATCAAAAAGGCCAAACTGCGCGGCGAGCCGTCGCACGGCATGCTCTGCGGCGGCGACGAGATTGGCTTGGCCAGCGTCCGCGACGGGTTGCTGGAGCTACCGGACGATGCACCGGTGGGCAAGGACCTGCGCGAGTGGCTGGACCTGGATGACGCCGTAATCGAGCTGGGCATCACCCCCAACCGCGGCGATGTGCTCTCGATCGCCGGCCTGGCCCAGGAATGCAGCGCGCTGTTCGAGGCCAAACTCGAGGCGCCGGAGACCCGCGCCCCCGAGGCCAGCCTTGATGCCCGCCGTGACGCGACCATCGAGGCAGCGGATGCCTGCCCGGTCTACCTCACGCAAGTCATCGAGGACATCCCGGCCCGCGGCGACACCGACATGCTGATCGCCGAGCGCCTGCGCCGCGCCGGGGTCTCGACCGTCGAGCCGATCGTCGATCTCTTGAACTACGTGATGCTCGAGACCGGCCAGCCGATGCACGCCTTCGACGGCGACCGGCTCGACGGCGACATCCGCGTGCGCTGGGCCAAGGCCGGCGAGACCATGGTGGGTCTCAACGAGCAGGAGTTGACCCTCGAGGACGACTGCCTGGTGGTGGCCGATGCCACCAACCCGATCGCGCTGGCCGGCATTATCGGCAGCCAGCCATCCGGCGTCTCCGGCGAGACACGGCGCATCGTGCTGGAATCCGCCCACTTCACCCCCGAGGCGGTCGCCGGCCGGGCACGCCGTTTCGGCCTGACCACCGATGCCGCTTTCCGCTTCGAGCGCGGCGTCGACCCGAGCCTACCCCGCCAGGCGATCGATCGGGCCGCCCAGTTGATCACCGAGCTGCTCGGCGGTAAGGCCGGCCCGGTGGTCGAGGCAGCCGGCGGGCGCGATCTGCCCGCCCCGGCGGCGATCCGGCTGGACATGGACTGGGCCGAGCGCCGCCTGGGCCTGCCGGTGGCCACCGAGCGCGCCGCCGATCTGCTCACCCGGCTGGGCTGCGCGGTCACGCGTGAGGCCGACGTGCTCACCGTGGTGCCGCCGACCCGCCGCTTCGATCTGGCCATCCCCGAGGATCTCCTCGAGGAGCTGGCGCGACTGATCGGTTACGACAACTTCCGTGCCCCGATCACGCGCATGACTCCGGAAATCGGCCTGCCGGCGGCCACCGACAACACCACCACGCGCATTGGCGATCTGCTGGCCGACCGCGGCTACTTCGAGGCGATCACCTACAGCTTCGTCGACCGCGAGCTCGATGCCGTGATCACCCCAGACAGCAGCCCGATCGAGCTGGCCAACCCGATCGCCTCGCAGATGGCGGTGATGCGCCAGAGCCTCTGGCCGGGCCTGCTCGAGGCGGTCGCCCACAACCAGAAGCGCCAGCAGCCGGCCATCCGCCTGTTCGAGACCGGCCACCGCTTCGCCGGCTCGACCGCGGGGGCCGCGCGCGAAAGCGGCGAGCTGGCCGTCGTTGCCGCCGGGCATGCCGCACCCGAACAATGGGGCCAGGCCACCCGTCCGGTCGACTTCTACGACCTCAAGGGCGATCTCGAGGATCTGCTCGAGGGACTCGGCCTGGGCGAGGCGCTCGCCTTCCGTGGCTGCGAGCACCCGGCGCTGCACCCCGGCCAGTCCGCCGAGGTGCTGATCGACGGCGAGGCGGTGGGCGAAATCGGCGCCCTGCACCCGGAGACACTCAAGACCTTCGACCTTAAGGGGCCGGTGTTCGCGGCACGCCTGTCGCTCGCCGGTATCGACGCCCGGCCGTTGCCACAGAGTGCGCCGCTATCGAAGTTCCCGCGCATCCGCCGCGATCTGGCACTGGTCACCCCGACCACGCTGGGCTTCAGTGAACTGGCGGCCACCATCCATGCCGCCGGGGGCGACTTCCTGCGCGATGTCGAGCCCTTCGACCGCTACGTGGGCGAGGGGGTGGCCGAGGGCCACCAGTCGCTGGCGGTGAAGCTGGTGTTCCAGAATGACGAGCGCACCCTCACCGACGACGAAATTACCGATACAATCAATCACATACTCGAGAACCTCCGCCAGCACGATGTCGAGCTGCGCGGTTGA
- the pheS gene encoding phenylalanine--tRNA ligase subunit alpha, giving the protein MSNSLDTLETDALARIEAADSLDALESLRVEFTGKKGSITAQMKILGQLDPEERKTQGAAINAVKDRVIGALKARRETLQAEALQAKLAAETIDVTLPGRRRPPGAKHPVTQITERVSAIFQAMGFRVAEGPEIEDDWHNFTALNIPESHPARAMHDTFYFDANHLLRTHTSPVQIRAMQESKPPLKVIAPGRVYRCDSDMTHSPMFHQIEVLYLDENVRFTDLRATLETFLAALFEREDLPIRLRPSFFPFTEPSAEVDIQCVHCGGEGCRVCKKTGWIEVLGAGMVHPNVLRSVDLDPAEVSGFAIGMGVERLAMLRYGVDDLRAFFENDLRFLRQFQ; this is encoded by the coding sequence GTGAGCAACTCCCTGGACACCTTGGAGACCGACGCACTGGCACGCATCGAGGCGGCCGACAGTCTCGACGCACTCGAATCCCTGCGGGTGGAATTCACCGGCAAGAAGGGATCGATCACGGCCCAGATGAAGATCCTCGGCCAGCTCGACCCCGAGGAACGCAAGACGCAGGGTGCGGCCATCAACGCGGTCAAGGATCGCGTGATCGGCGCCCTCAAGGCCCGTCGCGAGACCCTGCAGGCCGAGGCACTCCAGGCCAAGCTGGCCGCGGAGACCATCGACGTCACCCTGCCCGGCCGTCGCCGTCCGCCCGGCGCCAAGCATCCCGTCACCCAGATCACCGAGCGCGTCTCCGCCATCTTCCAGGCGATGGGCTTTCGCGTCGCCGAAGGCCCGGAGATCGAGGACGACTGGCACAACTTCACCGCCCTGAACATCCCCGAGAGCCACCCGGCCCGGGCGATGCACGACACCTTCTACTTCGACGCCAATCACCTGCTGCGCACGCACACCTCGCCGGTGCAGATCCGCGCCATGCAGGAATCGAAGCCGCCGCTGAAGGTGATCGCCCCCGGCCGCGTCTATCGCTGCGATTCGGACATGACGCACTCGCCGATGTTCCACCAGATCGAGGTGCTCTACCTCGACGAGAACGTCCGCTTTACCGACCTGCGCGCCACGCTGGAGACCTTCCTCGCCGCCCTGTTCGAGCGCGAGGACCTGCCGATCCGGCTGCGCCCGTCGTTCTTCCCCTTCACCGAGCCCTCCGCGGAAGTCGACATCCAGTGCGTTCACTGCGGTGGCGAGGGCTGCCGCGTGTGCAAGAAGACCGGCTGGATCGAGGTGCTGGGCGCCGGCATGGTCCATCCCAACGTGCTGCGCTCGGTGGATCTGGACCCGGCCGAGGTGAGCGGTTTCGCCATCGGCATGGGCGTCGAGCGCCTGGCGATGCTGCGCTACGGGGTCGACGACTTGCGTGCGTTCTTCGAGAACGACCTGCGCTTTCTGCGCCAATTCCAGTAA
- the rplT gene encoding 50S ribosomal protein L20: protein MARVKRGVTAHAKHKKVLNKAKGYYGARSRTYRSAKQAVIKAGQYAYRDRRAKKRVFRGLWITRINAEARNNGLSYSRMMDGLNKANVEVDRKVLADIAVHDKPGFAALAEKAKAALAG, encoded by the coding sequence ATGGCACGAGTCAAGCGTGGCGTTACCGCCCATGCCAAGCACAAGAAAGTCCTGAACAAAGCGAAGGGTTACTACGGTGCCCGTTCGCGCACCTACCGCTCTGCGAAGCAGGCGGTCATCAAGGCCGGTCAGTACGCCTATCGTGACCGTCGCGCGAAGAAGCGCGTGTTCCGCGGCCTGTGGATCACCCGCATCAACGCCGAGGCACGCAACAACGGCCTGTCCTACAGCCGCATGATGGATGGCCTGAACAAGGCCAACGTCGAGGTCGACCGCAAGGTCCTCGCCGACATCGCGGTGCACGACAAGCCGGGCTTTGCCGCCCTCGCTGAAAAGGCGAAGGCTGCCCTGGCAGGCTGA
- the rpmI gene encoding 50S ribosomal protein L35 has product MPKIKTNRGAAKRFKITAGGVKRRQSHLRHILTKKSSKRKRQLGSPAYVHEADVQLVERMMPYGKK; this is encoded by the coding sequence ATGCCCAAGATCAAGACTAATCGCGGGGCCGCCAAGCGGTTCAAGATTACCGCGGGCGGCGTCAAGCGTCGTCAGTCGCACCTGCGTCACATCCTCACGAAGAAATCGTCGAAGCGGAAGCGTCAGCTCGGTTCGCCGGCCTACGTTCACGAGGCCGATGTCCAGCTCGTCGAGCGCATGATGCCCTACGGCAAGAAGTGA
- a CDS encoding histone deacetylase family protein: MKKAVLIFYDARMLGHEPSGWDTQHPEWSDAVKAMIAHQYPEASLETYAYPERPERLTAIVERLKAEPVDGQGWRVPMPVTHAQLQRVHSVEYLAYIESLVGASGWLAQDTTAVSPESVVAARLAAGAGISAIEAIASGEGRHTFCIVRPPGHHASTDDARGFCLYNNIAVAAMHAREVLGFRRVMIWDWDMHHGNGTQDIFYDRPDVLVVDSHCEAPFYPGTGKLTETGTGAGVGYHLNVPFPRGSGNAALLDVLEQVVRPAARAFRPELILISAGFDCHYLDQTCAMDETGFAALTQHMCALAQEVCDDRLVVMLEGGYNAQALSDSAHATVRALAGETITDINVLPVDEGRAAVAEAARFHADTIAALGRPSAPPDRTSGSR, encoded by the coding sequence ATGAAGAAGGCCGTGCTGATCTTTTACGACGCGCGCATGCTTGGTCACGAGCCGTCTGGCTGGGACACCCAGCACCCGGAATGGAGCGATGCCGTCAAGGCGATGATCGCCCATCAGTATCCCGAAGCCAGCCTGGAGACTTACGCCTACCCGGAGCGTCCGGAGCGGTTGACGGCGATTGTCGAACGGCTGAAGGCCGAACCCGTCGACGGCCAAGGCTGGCGGGTCCCGATGCCGGTGACGCATGCTCAGCTCCAGCGAGTCCACTCGGTCGAGTATTTGGCCTATATCGAATCGCTGGTCGGTGCCTCGGGCTGGCTGGCACAGGACACGACGGCGGTTTCCCCCGAAAGTGTGGTCGCGGCGAGGCTGGCTGCCGGCGCCGGCATCAGCGCCATCGAGGCAATTGCCAGCGGGGAAGGGCGCCACACCTTCTGTATCGTGCGCCCGCCGGGTCACCACGCCTCGACCGACGATGCGAGAGGCTTCTGCCTATACAACAACATCGCCGTGGCCGCCATGCATGCGCGGGAGGTACTAGGCTTTCGGCGCGTGATGATTTGGGACTGGGACATGCACCACGGCAACGGCACCCAGGACATCTTCTACGACCGGCCCGACGTGCTGGTGGTCGACAGCCACTGCGAGGCCCCGTTCTATCCCGGAACCGGCAAGCTGACTGAAACCGGCACCGGGGCCGGGGTGGGCTACCACCTCAACGTGCCCTTTCCCCGGGGAAGCGGCAACGCGGCGCTGCTCGATGTGCTCGAGCAGGTGGTGCGCCCCGCGGCCCGGGCGTTCCGGCCCGAACTCATCCTGATTTCCGCCGGGTTTGACTGCCACTATCTGGATCAGACCTGCGCCATGGACGAAACCGGGTTTGCGGCGCTGACGCAGCACATGTGCGCCCTGGCACAGGAGGTTTGCGACGATCGGCTGGTGGTGATGCTTGAGGGCGGCTACAACGCCCAGGCGCTGTCGGATAGCGCGCATGCCACCGTCCGGGCGCTTGCCGGCGAGACGATTACGGATATCAATGTGCTGCCGGTGGACGAGGGCCGTGCCGCGGTGGCCGAGGCGGCGCGCTTCCATGCCGATACCATTGCCGCGCTTGGGCGGCCATCGGCGCCGCCGGACCGGACCAGCGGTTCACGATAG